One stretch of Arachis hypogaea cultivar Tifrunner chromosome 20, arahy.Tifrunner.gnm2.J5K5, whole genome shotgun sequence DNA includes these proteins:
- the LOC112782953 gene encoding inositol hexakisphosphate and diphosphoinositol-pentakisphosphate kinase VIP1 isoform X6 encodes MIYYPSSAGGGMKELFRKVGNRSSEFHPEVRRVRREGSYIYEEFMPTGGTDVKVYTVGPEYAHAEARKSPVVDGVVMRNPDGKEVRYPVLLTPAEKEMAREVCIAFRQSVCGFDLLRSNGRSYVCDVNGWSFVKNSHKYYDDAACVLRKMLLDVKAPHLSSVIPPTLPWKVSEVLLPCESLTRQGSGINGTFGLAEELRCVIAVIRHGDRTPKQKVKLKVTEESLLNIMIKYNGGRPRSEAKLKSAIQLQELLDATRMLVPRTRPDRESDSDAEEVEHAEKLRQVKAVLEEGGHFSGIYRKVQLKPLKWVKVTNSNGEVEERPTEALMVLKYGGVLTHAGRKQAEELGRYFRNKMYPGEGTGLLRLHSTYRHDLKIYSSDEGRVQMSAAAFAKGLLDLEGQLTPILVSLVSKDSSMLDGLENASIEMEAAKARLYDLITSGTNTADSDESAEFPWTVDGAGLPPNASELLPKLVKLTRKVTEQVRLLAKDEDKKLAERRLYDVNTPYDQATALGKTNMDVDRIAAGLPCGSEGFLLMYARWNKLERELYNERKERFDITQIPDVYDSCKYDLLHNAHLNLEGLDELFKVAQALADGVIPNEYGINPEQKLKIGSKIARRLLGKLLIDLRNTREEAISVAELKKNQDDHTLSMKTEKEDAEAKSKLHHRNDEARRSTTSNTLSMNETPIDQDDDDEQTKYRLDPKYANVRTPERHVRTRLYFTSVSCLSSHKTLIR; translated from the exons ATGATATACTATCCCAGTTCAGCAGGTGGAGGTATGAAGGAATTATTTAGGAAG GTTGGCAACAGGTCCAGCGAGTTCCATCCGGAGGTGAGAAGAGTGAGGCGTGAAGGCTCATATATTTATGAGGAATTCATGCCAACTGGAGGGACAGATGTTAAG GTTTATACAGTAGGTCCTGAATATGCTCATGCTGAGGCAAGGAAGTCCCCCGTTGTTGATGGTGTTGTTATGAGAAATCCTGACGGGAAGGAA GTTAGGTATCCAGTGTTACTGACTCCTGCTGAGAAGGAAATGGCTCGAGAGGTTTGCATTGCATTCAGACAATCG GTTTGTGGGTTTGATCTTTTGAGAAGCAATGGACGTTCTTATGTTTGCGATGTGAATGGCTGGAGCTTTGTTAAAAACTCACACAA GTATTACGATGATGCTGCCTGTGTACTGCGGAAGATGTTATTAGATGTAAAAGCACCTCATCTTTCTTCTGTCATTCCACCAACGTTACCATGGAAAGTAAGTGAAGTACTCCTTCCTTGTGAGTCACTAACTCGTCAGGGTAGTGGTATTAATGGCACTTTTGGACTCGCGGAAGAATTACGTTGCGTAATTGCTGTTATTCGCCA TGGTGATAGAACTCCTAAACAGAAGGTGAAGTTAAAGGTTACTGAAGAAAGCCTGTTGAACATAATGATAAAATACAATGGAGGCCGACCTAGATCTGAG GCAAAGCTTAAAAGTGCTATTCAGCTGCAAGAGCTGTTAGATGCCACACGAATGCTGGTCCCTCGCACTAG ACCAGATCGAGAAAGTGACAGTGATGCTGAAGAGGTTGAGCATGCTGAAAAACTTCGCCAAGTTAAAGCAGTCCTTGAGGAG GGAGGACATTTCTCTGGCATATATAGGAAGGTTCAATTAAAGCCACTAAAATGGGTCAAAGTGACAAACAGCAATGGTGAAGTTGAAGAACGACCCACGGAAGCTCTTATGGTTCTAAAATATGGTGGTGTTCTTACACATGCTGGCAGAAAGCAG GCTGAAGAACTTGGAAGATATTTCCGAAACAAAATGTATCCAG GTGAAGGTACGGGATTGCTTCGCCTTCATAGTACATACCGTCATGATCTTAAGATTTACAGCTCTGATGAGGGTCGTGTCCAG ATGTCTGCCGCTGCATTTGCCAAAGGTCTTCTTGACCTAGAAGGGCAACTAACACCAATCCTG GTTTCACTTGTTAGCAAGGACTCCTCCATGTTGGATGGGCTTGAAAATGCCAGTATTGAAATGGAAGCAGCCAAG GCTCGGTTGTATGATCTTATTACCTCGGGTACGAATACAGCTGATAGTGATGAATCAGCTGAATTTCCTTGGACAGTTGATGGTGCTGGATTGCCACCCAATGCATCAGAATTACTTCCGAAGTTG GTGAAGTTGACTAGGAAAGTTACTGAACAAGTAAGACTACTTGCAAAAGATGAAGATAAGAAACTTGCAGAAAGAAGATTATATGATGTAAACACTCCTTATGACCAAGCAACGGCTCTTGGCAAGACAAATATGGATGTTGATCGTATAGCTGCTGGATTACCTTGTGGAAGTGAGGGGTTTCTACTGATGTATGCTCGGTGGAACAAGCTTGAAAGGGAGTTGTATAATGAACGCAAGGA GCGCTTTGATATTACTCAGATTCCAGATGTTTATGATTCATGCAA ATATGATCTGTTGCACAATGCCCATCTTAATCTAGAAGGACTGGATGAGCTTTTCAAAGTTGCTCAG GCACTTGCTGATGGTGTAATTCCAAATGAATATGGAATTAATCCAGAGCAAAAGCTGAAAATTGGTTCAAAG ATAGCTCGTCGGTTATTGGGAAAACTTTTAATTGATCTGAGGAACACTCGAGAGGAAGCCATTAGTGTTGCTGAGCTAAAGAAAAACCAAGATGATCACACATTAAGCATGAAAACTGAAAAGGAAGATGCAGAGGCCAAGTCAAAACTTCATCACAGGAACGATGAAGCGCGAAGATCCACCACTTCCAACACTTTGTCCATGAATGAAACACCCATAGatcaagatgatgatgatgaacaaacCAAATATCGTTTGGATCCAAA GTATGCAAATGTGAGGACACCTGAGCGTCACGTGCGGACACGCCTATACTTTACATCAGTGAGTTGTTTATCATCTCATAAAACTCTCATAAGATAA
- the LOC112782953 gene encoding inositol hexakisphosphate and diphosphoinositol-pentakisphosphate kinase VIP1 isoform X5, with the protein MGVSSSTLKEVHYWFLLADNHHIMIYYPSSAGGGMKELFRKVGNRSSEFHPEVRRVRREGSYIYEEFMPTGGTDVKVYTVGPEYAHAEARKSPVVDGVVMRNPDGKEVRYPVLLTPAEKEMAREVCIAFRQSVCGFDLLRSNGRSYVCDVNGWSFVKNSHKYYDDAACVLRKMLLDVKAPHLSSVIPPTLPWKVSEVLLPCESLTRQGSGINGTFGLAEELRCVIAVIRHGDRTPKQKVKLKVTEESLLNIMIKYNGGRPRSEAKLKSAIQLQELLDATRMLVPRTRPDRESDSDAEEVEHAEKLRQVKAVLEEGGHFSGIYRKVQLKPLKWVKVTNSNGEVEERPTEALMVLKYGGVLTHAGRKQAEELGRYFRNKMYPGEGTGLLRLHSTYRHDLKIYSSDEGRVQMSAAAFAKGLLDLEGQLTPILVSLVSKDSSMLDGLENASIEMEAAKARLYDLITSGTNTADSDESAEFPWTVDGAGLPPNASELLPKLVKLTRKVTEQVRLLAKDEDKKLAERRLYDVNTPYDQATALGKTNMDVDRIAAGLPCGSEGFLLMYARWNKLERELYNERKERFDITQIPDVYDSCKYDLLHNAHLNLEGLDELFKVAQALADGVIPNEYGINPEQKLKIGSKIARRLLGKLLIDLRNTREEAISVAELKKNQDDHTLSMKTEKEDAEAKSKLHHRNDEARRSTTSNTLSMNETPIDQDDDDEQTKYRLDPKYANVRTPERHVRTRLYFTSVSCLSSHKTLIR; encoded by the exons ATGGGAGTTAGCTCCTCTACCTTAAAGGAAGTCCACTATTGGTTCTTGTTAG CTGATAACCACCATATAATGATATACTATCCCAGTTCAGCAGGTGGAGGTATGAAGGAATTATTTAGGAAG GTTGGCAACAGGTCCAGCGAGTTCCATCCGGAGGTGAGAAGAGTGAGGCGTGAAGGCTCATATATTTATGAGGAATTCATGCCAACTGGAGGGACAGATGTTAAG GTTTATACAGTAGGTCCTGAATATGCTCATGCTGAGGCAAGGAAGTCCCCCGTTGTTGATGGTGTTGTTATGAGAAATCCTGACGGGAAGGAA GTTAGGTATCCAGTGTTACTGACTCCTGCTGAGAAGGAAATGGCTCGAGAGGTTTGCATTGCATTCAGACAATCG GTTTGTGGGTTTGATCTTTTGAGAAGCAATGGACGTTCTTATGTTTGCGATGTGAATGGCTGGAGCTTTGTTAAAAACTCACACAA GTATTACGATGATGCTGCCTGTGTACTGCGGAAGATGTTATTAGATGTAAAAGCACCTCATCTTTCTTCTGTCATTCCACCAACGTTACCATGGAAAGTAAGTGAAGTACTCCTTCCTTGTGAGTCACTAACTCGTCAGGGTAGTGGTATTAATGGCACTTTTGGACTCGCGGAAGAATTACGTTGCGTAATTGCTGTTATTCGCCA TGGTGATAGAACTCCTAAACAGAAGGTGAAGTTAAAGGTTACTGAAGAAAGCCTGTTGAACATAATGATAAAATACAATGGAGGCCGACCTAGATCTGAG GCAAAGCTTAAAAGTGCTATTCAGCTGCAAGAGCTGTTAGATGCCACACGAATGCTGGTCCCTCGCACTAG ACCAGATCGAGAAAGTGACAGTGATGCTGAAGAGGTTGAGCATGCTGAAAAACTTCGCCAAGTTAAAGCAGTCCTTGAGGAG GGAGGACATTTCTCTGGCATATATAGGAAGGTTCAATTAAAGCCACTAAAATGGGTCAAAGTGACAAACAGCAATGGTGAAGTTGAAGAACGACCCACGGAAGCTCTTATGGTTCTAAAATATGGTGGTGTTCTTACACATGCTGGCAGAAAGCAG GCTGAAGAACTTGGAAGATATTTCCGAAACAAAATGTATCCAG GTGAAGGTACGGGATTGCTTCGCCTTCATAGTACATACCGTCATGATCTTAAGATTTACAGCTCTGATGAGGGTCGTGTCCAG ATGTCTGCCGCTGCATTTGCCAAAGGTCTTCTTGACCTAGAAGGGCAACTAACACCAATCCTG GTTTCACTTGTTAGCAAGGACTCCTCCATGTTGGATGGGCTTGAAAATGCCAGTATTGAAATGGAAGCAGCCAAG GCTCGGTTGTATGATCTTATTACCTCGGGTACGAATACAGCTGATAGTGATGAATCAGCTGAATTTCCTTGGACAGTTGATGGTGCTGGATTGCCACCCAATGCATCAGAATTACTTCCGAAGTTG GTGAAGTTGACTAGGAAAGTTACTGAACAAGTAAGACTACTTGCAAAAGATGAAGATAAGAAACTTGCAGAAAGAAGATTATATGATGTAAACACTCCTTATGACCAAGCAACGGCTCTTGGCAAGACAAATATGGATGTTGATCGTATAGCTGCTGGATTACCTTGTGGAAGTGAGGGGTTTCTACTGATGTATGCTCGGTGGAACAAGCTTGAAAGGGAGTTGTATAATGAACGCAAGGA GCGCTTTGATATTACTCAGATTCCAGATGTTTATGATTCATGCAA ATATGATCTGTTGCACAATGCCCATCTTAATCTAGAAGGACTGGATGAGCTTTTCAAAGTTGCTCAG GCACTTGCTGATGGTGTAATTCCAAATGAATATGGAATTAATCCAGAGCAAAAGCTGAAAATTGGTTCAAAG ATAGCTCGTCGGTTATTGGGAAAACTTTTAATTGATCTGAGGAACACTCGAGAGGAAGCCATTAGTGTTGCTGAGCTAAAGAAAAACCAAGATGATCACACATTAAGCATGAAAACTGAAAAGGAAGATGCAGAGGCCAAGTCAAAACTTCATCACAGGAACGATGAAGCGCGAAGATCCACCACTTCCAACACTTTGTCCATGAATGAAACACCCATAGatcaagatgatgatgatgaacaaacCAAATATCGTTTGGATCCAAA GTATGCAAATGTGAGGACACCTGAGCGTCACGTGCGGACACGCCTATACTTTACATCAGTGAGTTGTTTATCATCTCATAAAACTCTCATAAGATAA